The Mucilaginibacter yixingensis genome window below encodes:
- a CDS encoding glycoside hydrolase family 88 protein: MTVRIKLLAPLAMVCALYTSSLQAQTFKTDPALLKTINKNFTDADAQYKVLAGRLKPDRFPKTYYADKDSLETSASGWWCSGFYSGTALYLYQQTKDMALLADANKSLGYLAKEQYNKGTHDLGFMMYCSFGNAMKVEPKDEYKQILINSAKSLSTRFNPKMGVIKSWNSNKPEYLVIIDNMMNLELLFWATHATGDSSYYKIAVAHANTTMKNHFRPDYSSYHVVVYDPETGAVKERRTAQGYANESAWARGQAWGLYGYTTLYRETKDKKYLQQANHIAKFILNNPNLPADKIPYWDFNAPNIPNALRDASAAAVMSSALLELCKYTDAADAKTYFKVAETILRNLSAPKYKAAAGTNGGFILKHSVGHFPNQTEIDVPLTYADYYFVEAMLRYKNFAK; this comes from the coding sequence ATGACTGTCAGAATCAAGCTATTAGCTCCTCTGGCTATGGTGTGTGCTTTATACACCAGCAGCTTGCAGGCGCAAACCTTTAAAACAGACCCCGCGCTGTTAAAAACCATCAATAAAAATTTTACTGATGCCGATGCCCAATACAAAGTTTTAGCCGGCCGGTTAAAGCCAGATCGTTTCCCCAAAACTTACTATGCCGATAAAGACAGCCTGGAAACCAGCGCGTCCGGTTGGTGGTGCAGCGGCTTTTATTCGGGCACTGCGTTATATCTGTATCAGCAAACCAAAGACATGGCTTTACTGGCCGATGCCAATAAATCGTTAGGTTATTTAGCCAAAGAGCAATACAACAAAGGCACGCACGACTTGGGTTTTATGATGTATTGCAGCTTTGGCAATGCCATGAAAGTAGAGCCGAAAGATGAGTATAAGCAAATTCTTATTAACAGCGCCAAATCACTCTCTACCCGCTTTAACCCCAAAATGGGCGTCATCAAATCATGGAACTCCAATAAACCCGAGTACCTGGTGATTATTGATAACATGATGAACCTTGAACTGCTGTTCTGGGCCACCCATGCCACCGGCGATTCCAGCTATTATAAGATTGCCGTTGCGCACGCCAACACTACCATGAAAAACCACTTCCGCCCGGATTATAGCTCTTACCACGTGGTGGTTTATGATCCTGAAACTGGTGCTGTGAAGGAAAGACGTACCGCACAAGGCTACGCCAACGAGTCGGCTTGGGCTAGGGGACAAGCATGGGGACTGTATGGTTACACCACCCTGTATCGCGAAACCAAAGACAAAAAGTACCTGCAGCAGGCTAACCATATTGCCAAATTCATTTTGAACAACCCAAATCTGCCGGCAGATAAGATACCTTACTGGGATTTCAATGCGCCCAATATTCCAAACGCCCTGCGCGATGCTTCGGCCGCAGCAGTGATGAGCTCGGCCCTGTTGGAGTTGTGTAAATATACCGATGCAGCCGACGCAAAAACATATTTCAAGGTAGCCGAGACGATTCTGAGAAACCTTTCGGCTCCAAAATATAAAGCGGCGGCCGGCACCAACGGTGGTTTTATATTGAAGCATAGCGTTGGCCACTTCCCTAATCAAACAGAGATTGATGTGCCATTAACTTATGCCGATTATTATTTTGTTGAAGCGATGCTTCGTTATAAAAACTTTGCCAAATAA
- a CDS encoding family 43 glycosylhydrolase, whose protein sequence is MKKLTSLLALLASCTLSGFAQTDTTKAPAPVLPGVYADPNIAVFGNRFYIYPTTDGTEGWQSTYFTCWSSADLVQWKDEGKILDLPRDLTWAAARAWAPTIGTKNGKYYYYYAADTNIGVAVADKPTGPFKDPLGKPLIKRGMFKGQMIDPAVFTDDDGSSYLYWGNGSCHVVKLNEDMISYDSTKIVSFKPQDYNEGPFVIKRKGIYYLMWSEFDTRDPRYSVWYATSTSPLGPFVKAPGGPILKGRGVVKGAGHHSVVQVPGKDEWYIAYHRFKIPDGNGYNRETCISSLHFDDKGNILPVDVFEEIKPVEIKE, encoded by the coding sequence ATGAAGAAACTCACCAGCCTTTTGGCCCTGCTGGCAAGCTGCACGTTAAGCGGCTTTGCCCAAACCGATACCACCAAAGCACCGGCCCCGGTATTGCCCGGTGTTTATGCTGATCCGAATATTGCAGTTTTTGGCAACAGGTTTTATATCTATCCAACTACGGATGGTACCGAAGGCTGGCAATCAACTTATTTTACCTGCTGGTCTTCTGCAGATTTGGTACAATGGAAAGATGAGGGCAAGATCCTCGATCTGCCGCGCGATCTTACCTGGGCCGCCGCGCGCGCCTGGGCACCCACCATCGGCACAAAAAATGGCAAATATTATTACTACTACGCTGCCGATACCAACATTGGCGTAGCGGTAGCCGATAAACCGACCGGTCCGTTCAAAGATCCGCTGGGCAAGCCGCTGATAAAAAGAGGGATGTTTAAGGGCCAGATGATTGATCCTGCGGTGTTTACCGACGATGACGGCTCAAGCTACCTGTACTGGGGTAACGGCAGCTGCCATGTGGTAAAACTGAATGAGGATATGATTAGCTATGATAGCACCAAAATAGTATCCTTTAAGCCGCAGGATTATAACGAGGGTCCGTTTGTTATTAAGCGCAAAGGTATTTACTATTTAATGTGGTCTGAGTTTGATACCCGCGATCCGCGGTATTCGGTTTGGTACGCTACCTCCACGTCTCCGCTGGGGCCGTTTGTTAAAGCTCCGGGCGGCCCAATATTGAAAGGTCGCGGTGTGGTAAAAGGCGCCGGCCACCACTCGGTGGTGCAGGTGCCTGGTAAAGATGAGTGGTACATTGCTTATCATCGTTTTAAAATCCCGGACGGCAATGGCTATAACCGCGAAACCTGTATCTCATCGCTACATTTTGATGATAAAGGAAATATCTTGCCGGTGGATGTATTTGAAGAGATTAAACCTGTAGAAATAAAGGAATGA
- a CDS encoding DUF2264 domain-containing protein gives MRKLMCLLLLIPVLSVSAQNRNKAVALSGRKLWLNYMDKVARPVLSNLAADELKANMPVMLSERIDNKESRSKVAYLEAFGRTMSGIAPWLQLEGGDADEVKLRNQYRAWALKAIANSVNPKAKDYLQWTGGQPLVDASFLALALVRAPWLWEHLDATAREQLVAAFKTTRATVPGYSNWVLFTGMIETFFCKYGLDYDPVRIEYGVREFNKHWYVGDGMYADGMNFHFDYYNSIVIHPYLSTILEEVNAKKKTYVAEQTAEDMAGRRYAEILERLISTDGTYPITGRSITYRCGSFHHLANLALKKQLPASLNPAQVRCALEAMLKKTVGAPGTINEKGWLSLGVYGAQPGLADAYITTGSEYLCAEIFLPLGLPATDDFWSKPDAPWTAVKVWSGQDMHLDHAMDMRK, from the coding sequence ATGAGAAAGCTAATGTGTTTACTACTGCTGATCCCGGTGCTGTCGGTATCGGCACAAAATAGAAATAAGGCGGTGGCTTTATCAGGCAGAAAGCTTTGGCTGAATTATATGGACAAAGTGGCTCGCCCGGTACTGTCCAACCTGGCTGCCGACGAGCTGAAAGCCAATATGCCGGTTATGCTTTCTGAGCGGATTGATAATAAGGAAAGCCGCAGCAAAGTGGCCTATCTGGAAGCTTTCGGTAGGACCATGAGCGGCATTGCGCCCTGGCTGCAACTGGAAGGCGGCGATGCTGATGAGGTAAAGCTGCGGAACCAATACCGCGCCTGGGCTTTAAAAGCTATAGCCAATTCAGTAAATCCCAAAGCTAAGGATTACCTGCAATGGACAGGCGGGCAGCCTTTGGTTGACGCCTCTTTTTTGGCGTTGGCCCTGGTGCGTGCGCCATGGTTATGGGAGCATCTGGATGCAACCGCACGAGAGCAATTAGTAGCCGCTTTTAAAACCACTCGTGCTACGGTGCCCGGCTATAGCAATTGGGTACTGTTCACGGGTATGATTGAAACCTTCTTTTGCAAATACGGACTGGATTATGACCCCGTGCGCATTGAATATGGCGTGCGCGAGTTTAACAAACACTGGTACGTGGGTGATGGCATGTATGCCGATGGGATGAACTTTCATTTCGATTATTACAACAGCATTGTCATCCACCCATACCTCAGCACCATACTTGAGGAGGTAAATGCGAAAAAGAAAACTTACGTCGCAGAACAAACCGCAGAGGATATGGCCGGCAGGCGTTATGCCGAAATTTTGGAGCGATTGATCAGCACAGATGGTACTTATCCTATCACCGGCAGGTCAATCACGTATCGTTGCGGTAGTTTCCATCACCTGGCTAATCTGGCATTGAAAAAGCAACTGCCGGCCAGCTTAAACCCGGCTCAGGTGCGCTGCGCGCTGGAAGCCATGCTGAAGAAAACCGTTGGCGCTCCCGGTACCATCAATGAGAAAGGTTGGCTGAGTCTGGGTGTTTATGGCGCTCAACCCGGCCTAGCCGATGCTTATATTACTACCGGCAGCGAGTATCTGTGCGCCGAAATTTTCCTGCCGCTGGGACTGCCCGCAACTGATGATTTCTGGAGCAAACCAGATGCGCCGTGGACTGCAGTAAAAGTTTGGAGCGGCCAGGACATGCATTTGGACCATGCCATGGATATGAGGAAGTAG
- a CDS encoding efflux RND transporter periplasmic adaptor subunit, whose amino-acid sequence MKIKPIIILSTAALLAACSNNHPVDMTKTTTGTKNSAPENPVGVVAERALTNTLRVPGQLKSFNQVFIFPKVNGFVKNIYVDRGSVVHKGQLLMTLEAPEMEGQLQAATSRYTQAQENAAASKEKYNRLKDAAKEPGSVSPLELDNALARMKADDAIARSEQSNVTSVKAVQDYLNIRAPFDGTITQRNVSPGALVSPGKGADQPMLILQDTRKLRLEVYIPEDFADKIDRKQQVSFVLNAMPGTTHKAKISRAANALSGLRSEAVEIDVENNDDTMKPGMYAEVTVPMQSGVKTLAVPNSAIVRSTEREYVVTVDQGRAHLTDIKEGLAGRDSTEVFGALKPGEQIMTKPSDEVKEGDAVK is encoded by the coding sequence ATGAAAATAAAACCCATCATTATATTATCTACCGCGGCGTTGCTGGCAGCATGCTCCAACAACCACCCGGTTGATATGACCAAAACTACCACCGGCACTAAAAACAGCGCACCCGAAAATCCGGTGGGCGTTGTAGCTGAACGCGCGCTTACCAATACGTTGCGCGTACCCGGCCAACTTAAATCATTTAACCAGGTGTTCATCTTTCCCAAAGTGAACGGCTTTGTAAAAAATATTTATGTTGACCGCGGCAGCGTTGTGCATAAAGGTCAACTGCTAATGACGCTGGAGGCCCCTGAAATGGAGGGCCAACTGCAGGCGGCTACCTCGCGCTATACCCAGGCACAGGAAAATGCCGCCGCCAGCAAAGAGAAATACAACCGACTAAAGGATGCAGCCAAAGAACCGGGATCGGTATCGCCATTGGAGTTAGACAATGCGCTGGCGCGGATGAAAGCCGACGATGCTATTGCCAGATCAGAACAATCAAACGTTACCTCGGTAAAAGCCGTGCAGGATTACCTGAACATACGCGCGCCGTTTGACGGCACCATTACCCAGCGTAATGTATCGCCGGGGGCACTGGTATCACCAGGCAAAGGCGCTGATCAACCAATGTTAATACTGCAAGACACCCGTAAACTGCGCCTGGAGGTTTACATACCCGAAGATTTTGCCGATAAGATTGACCGCAAGCAGCAGGTAAGCTTTGTGCTGAACGCCATGCCGGGTACAACACATAAGGCCAAAATTAGTCGCGCAGCCAACGCATTGAGTGGTCTGCGTTCTGAAGCGGTTGAGATTGACGTTGAAAACAATGACGATACCATGAAGCCAGGCATGTATGCCGAGGTTACCGTACCGATGCAAAGCGGTGTAAAAACCCTCGCCGTACCTAACAGCGCCATCGTACGCTCTACCGAGCGCGAGTACGTGGTAACTGTTGACCAGGGCCGCGCGCACCTGACCGATATTAAAGAAGGCTTGGCGGGCCGTGATTCTACCGAAGTTTTTGGGGCGTTGAAACCCGGTGAGCAGATCATGACCAAACCGAGCGATGAGGTAAAAGAAGGTGATGCCGTGAAGTAA
- a CDS encoding efflux RND transporter permease subunit yields the protein MSIVTSALKRPVTTVVITISLLIFAVLSAIKIPIDIFPQLNLPTIYVIESYGGMSPQQMEGFFSTRMQDQFLYINGVKSITSKNIQGLTLLKLTFYESTNMAEASAQVALQVNRVMSFFPPGALPPQVIRFDASSLPVGQLVFSSPTRSLKDIYDLASTRIRPTFATIPGLSAPPPFGSNARSITVSVNPNKLRSYNLTPDEVVEALAKFNVMSPSGNLRLNNTMFLTSMNTLIGKSNNFGDIPIKTQNGVPILIKDVARVADATDVTVDYALINGKRSVYMPVVKTADASTWSVVSALKAKLPEMQNLLPDDVKISYEFDQSVFVINAVKSLMTEGGLGALLTGLMVLLFLRDWRSSLIVVITIPVSILIGVLLMGMFGQTINIMTLSGLALAIGILVDQATVTIENIHQHLEMGKDKAQAIYDACEEISFPLLLILLCILAVFAPSFMMNGVPKAMFLPLSLSIGLTMIVSYVLAQTLVPILSNWIIKAERYQHYEHGKVHAHAGESMDAEEGKQIERHLQNEREHPEKNDLFERVKLRYMRIISRWMPKKKIIVPLYLVGVLVLAGVCFVVIGKDMMPKLNNGQFQLRIKEPEGTRLERTEEKFKDVLKIIDQTVDHHVAITSGYVGLVPSSFGSSNLYVFNTGTHEAVVQVNLDEGYKMNMDELKDALRKNIAYKMPEMQVSFEPIDMTEKIMSQGASTPIEVQVAGKDMAQIEDYANKVVNKLKHITYLRDVQITQPLRFPVITITLDRLKASQLGLDTKSIAASVTASTSSSRFTNKNLWLDANNSYTYQVQVQVPEYVMNTMEELREIPLVKGQSTPVLGDVADFKTTYVPGEYDRSGPRRYLTVSANIYKKDLGTATSDVNKALAAVGKPPKGLLATVEGMSGLLIETLSSLQNGLAIAILVILLLLTANYQSFKLAATVLSTVPAVILGSLLALLAAGSTLNLQSYMGMIMSTGVSVANAILIVTNAELLRNEYKDATRSSITAASIRLRPILMTSLAMMAGMIPMASGLGEAGEQTAPLGRAVIGGLFFSTLAALFILPLVFAWMQEKTGYKSPSLLEGVKLNGDKSAETGQHHPELNGVHQHQAETIIN from the coding sequence ATGTCTATAGTAACATCAGCGCTAAAACGGCCGGTTACAACGGTGGTTATCACCATCAGCTTGCTGATCTTCGCCGTGCTGAGCGCCATCAAAATACCCATTGATATCTTCCCGCAGCTTAACCTGCCCACCATTTATGTCATTGAATCATACGGGGGTATGTCGCCCCAGCAAATGGAGGGTTTCTTTTCTACCCGTATGCAGGATCAGTTTCTGTACATTAACGGTGTAAAAAGTATTACCAGTAAAAACATCCAGGGCTTAACGCTCTTAAAACTCACCTTCTACGAGTCTACCAATATGGCCGAAGCATCTGCACAGGTGGCCTTACAGGTAAACCGTGTAATGAGTTTCTTCCCGCCGGGTGCACTGCCGCCGCAGGTAATCAGGTTTGATGCCTCGTCGCTGCCGGTTGGTCAGCTGGTTTTCTCCAGCCCTACACGTAGTTTGAAGGATATATACGATTTGGCGTCTACCCGTATTCGTCCAACTTTTGCTACTATTCCGGGCCTTTCTGCGCCGCCGCCATTTGGCTCAAACGCCCGTTCTATTACCGTGAGTGTTAACCCCAATAAACTGCGCAGTTATAACCTGACGCCAGATGAGGTGGTAGAAGCGCTGGCCAAGTTTAACGTCATGTCGCCGTCTGGTAACCTGCGCTTAAACAACACCATGTTCCTCACATCAATGAATACCCTTATTGGCAAGTCTAACAACTTTGGGGATATCCCGATCAAGACCCAAAACGGTGTTCCTATACTGATTAAAGACGTTGCCCGCGTAGCCGACGCTACCGACGTAACGGTTGACTATGCCCTCATTAACGGCAAACGCTCGGTTTATATGCCGGTGGTAAAAACGGCCGATGCTTCTACCTGGTCTGTAGTAAGTGCGCTTAAAGCCAAACTGCCCGAAATGCAGAACCTGCTGCCCGATGACGTAAAAATTTCTTACGAGTTTGACCAATCGGTATTTGTAATCAATGCGGTAAAAAGTTTGATGACCGAGGGCGGCCTTGGCGCGCTGCTTACCGGTTTAATGGTACTGCTCTTTTTGCGCGACTGGCGTTCCAGCCTCATTGTGGTTATCACCATTCCGGTATCCATCCTGATTGGGGTGCTGTTGATGGGCATGTTTGGGCAAACCATCAACATTATGACGTTGAGCGGCTTGGCACTGGCCATCGGTATCCTCGTCGATCAGGCCACGGTGACGATAGAGAATATCCACCAGCACCTGGAGATGGGCAAAGATAAAGCCCAGGCTATTTATGATGCCTGCGAGGAAATATCCTTCCCGCTGTTACTCATCCTGCTGTGTATTCTGGCCGTATTTGCCCCGTCATTTATGATGAATGGCGTACCTAAAGCCATGTTCCTGCCGCTGTCGCTATCCATCGGTTTAACCATGATCGTGTCTTACGTGCTGGCGCAAACGCTGGTGCCTATTCTTTCTAACTGGATTATCAAAGCCGAAAGATACCAGCACTACGAGCACGGCAAAGTACATGCGCACGCCGGCGAATCTATGGATGCGGAGGAAGGGAAACAGATAGAACGCCACCTGCAAAATGAGCGCGAGCATCCTGAAAAAAATGATCTGTTTGAACGCGTTAAGCTGCGTTACATGCGCATTATTTCACGCTGGATGCCTAAGAAAAAAATCATTGTGCCTTTATACCTCGTGGGGGTATTGGTGCTGGCCGGTGTTTGTTTTGTGGTGATTGGCAAAGACATGATGCCGAAACTAAATAACGGCCAGTTTCAGCTACGCATTAAAGAGCCGGAGGGTACCCGTTTAGAGCGCACCGAAGAGAAATTTAAGGATGTGCTGAAAATTATTGACCAAACGGTAGATCATCATGTGGCTATTACCTCTGGTTACGTGGGCCTGGTGCCCAGCAGTTTTGGCAGCAGTAACTTGTATGTATTTAATACAGGCACACATGAAGCCGTGGTTCAGGTAAACCTTGACGAAGGTTATAAAATGAACATGGATGAGCTGAAAGATGCGCTCCGCAAAAACATCGCTTATAAAATGCCCGAAATGCAGGTAAGCTTTGAGCCGATAGACATGACCGAGAAAATTATGAGTCAGGGCGCATCAACACCAATAGAGGTGCAGGTGGCCGGAAAAGACATGGCTCAGATTGAAGATTATGCCAACAAGGTGGTAAACAAGCTAAAGCATATTACCTACCTGCGCGATGTGCAGATAACCCAGCCGCTTAGGTTCCCGGTAATTACCATCACGCTTGATCGGTTAAAGGCATCGCAACTGGGCCTGGATACCAAAAGCATTGCGGCCTCTGTTACGGCCAGCACTTCATCCAGCCGCTTTACCAATAAAAACCTTTGGCTGGATGCTAACAACTCCTACACCTACCAGGTGCAGGTGCAGGTACCAGAGTACGTGATGAACACCATGGAAGAGTTGCGCGAAATTCCGCTGGTAAAAGGGCAAAGCACACCGGTGCTTGGCGATGTGGCCGATTTTAAAACTACTTACGTACCCGGCGAGTACGACAGAAGCGGTCCGCGCCGTTACTTAACGGTGAGCGCCAACATCTACAAAAAAGATTTGGGCACTGCTACGTCTGATGTTAACAAAGCACTTGCCGCTGTTGGTAAACCACCCAAGGGCTTACTGGCAACCGTAGAAGGCATGTCTGGCCTGCTGATTGAAACATTAAGCAGCTTACAAAACGGCCTGGCTATAGCCATTTTAGTAATCTTGCTGTTGTTAACGGCCAACTACCAGAGCTTTAAGCTGGCTGCGACGGTATTATCTACCGTTCCGGCGGTAATTCTGGGGTCATTGCTGGCCTTGCTGGCCGCGGGGTCTACCCTCAACCTGCAATCGTACATGGGTATGATCATGTCTACCGGTGTATCTGTTGCCAACGCAATTCTGATTGTAACCAATGCCGAGTTGTTGCGCAATGAGTATAAAGACGCTACACGCTCATCAATAACGGCAGCATCTATCAGGCTCCGCCCTATTTTGATGACCAGTTTGGCTATGATGGCCGGTATGATCCCTATGGCATCGGGCCTTGGCGAAGCGGGCGAACAGACCGCGCCGCTGGGTCGTGCGGTTATCGGGGGCTTATTTTTCTCTACCCTGGCCGCCCTGTTTATCCTGCCGCTGGTATTTGCCTGGATGCAGGAAAAAACCGGCTACAAATCGCCGTCATTATTGGAAGGCGTTAAACTCAATGGCGATAAAAGTGCCGAAACAGGTCAGCATCACCCCGAGTTAAACGGCGTTCATCAACATCAGGCAGAAACTATTATCAATTAA
- a CDS encoding TolC family protein — protein MTGLKKFLYGVLILIAGTPAYAQTPVTLGQLLDRVNTNAPTLITDSAAILVRQSQAAEVRNNWLPNLKLNYQADIGTNNNVAGPYFGFGIIPSNSRGVRVDNNTTTVSANVGVAALDWEVYNFGSYGAQNRVAEADVSTEQKQFARSKFALQAYAINNYLALLRLQQLMEIQSANIKRNQEIERSVYSLAKSGVRAGVDTSIAEAELSKSRLNYLELADQLKQVQLQLATISGLPYQSIVADTLIEHRLIAQSNSLPMMNTDTAGHPLINYYQSLYNGSLQREDMVKKSYNPKISLEAAAWGRGSSVDANDHFNPLSSGWGFDRDNYLVGVGISYNLFDLRRRHLKLHSQKVETDYSLKKLQEQKQLLAANASLADAQLNTAVLRLDEIPRQLRAANAGYRQKLSLYRNGLTDIIELNAALNILYRAETDAVQARYAYAAALFQKAVTDNQVGSVLTLIK, from the coding sequence ATGACAGGTTTAAAGAAATTCTTATACGGGGTTTTGATACTAATTGCCGGCACACCCGCTTATGCGCAAACGCCGGTTACCCTGGGCCAACTGCTGGACCGGGTAAACACCAACGCCCCTACCCTGATAACAGACTCTGCCGCCATACTGGTGCGGCAAAGCCAGGCCGCAGAAGTGCGCAACAACTGGCTACCTAATTTAAAACTGAATTACCAGGCCGATATTGGTACCAACAACAATGTTGCCGGTCCATATTTTGGTTTCGGCATCATCCCTTCTAACTCGCGTGGTGTACGGGTAGATAACAATACTACCACCGTATCTGCCAACGTAGGTGTGGCTGCGCTTGACTGGGAAGTATACAACTTTGGCTCATATGGCGCCCAAAACCGCGTAGCCGAAGCCGATGTAAGTACCGAGCAAAAGCAGTTTGCCCGCTCTAAATTTGCGTTGCAGGCTTATGCCATTAACAACTATCTGGCCCTGCTGCGCCTGCAACAGCTGATGGAGATCCAGTCGGCCAATATTAAGCGCAACCAGGAGATTGAGCGTTCGGTGTATTCACTTGCCAAAAGTGGCGTACGTGCCGGGGTTGATACCAGCATTGCCGAAGCCGAACTCTCCAAATCGCGCTTAAACTACCTCGAACTGGCCGACCAGCTAAAACAGGTGCAGTTACAGCTGGCCACCATCAGCGGTCTGCCCTATCAATCTATCGTTGCCGATACTTTGATAGAACACCGTCTGATTGCCCAGTCAAACAGCCTGCCCATGATGAATACCGATACGGCCGGGCACCCGCTCATCAATTACTATCAATCGCTTTATAACGGCAGTTTGCAGCGCGAGGATATGGTGAAGAAAAGCTATAACCCCAAAATCTCGCTGGAGGCCGCGGCCTGGGGTCGTGGCTCAAGCGTAGATGCGAACGATCATTTCAACCCGCTATCATCAGGCTGGGGTTTTGATCGAGACAACTACCTGGTGGGCGTGGGTATCAGCTATAATTTATTTGATTTACGCCGCCGCCACCTCAAGCTGCACAGCCAGAAGGTGGAGACCGATTACAGCCTCAAAAAACTACAAGAGCAAAAGCAACTACTGGCCGCCAACGCAAGCCTGGCCGATGCCCAGTTGAATACGGCCGTGCTGCGTTTGGACGAAATTCCACGCCAGCTGAGGGCCGCCAATGCAGGCTATCGCCAGAAGCTATCGCTCTATCGCAATGGCTTGACTGATATTATTGAGCTGAACGCTGCCCTGAATATTCTTTACCGCGCCGAGACCGATGCCGTGCAGGCCCGCTATGCGTATGCCGCGGCACTGTTCCAAAAAGCGGTGACCGATAACCAGGTTGGCTCTGTTTTAACCCTAATAAAGTAA
- a CDS encoding RNA polymerase sigma factor produces MPAYSHYSDNVLMLLLKEGDAIAFNEIYSRNWQQLYQTAYRRLKDRELCKDVIHDVFADLWNKCAEKDIADLQPYLHTAVRYKIYTLLAKGNAAPHFVEPFEDMAVSPVMADSWLEADELERLIGLWLDTLPKKRQQIFKMRYEENLSTKAISEQLNISQKTVQNQLLNSISGLRGYLSHYLTILIILGFFNK; encoded by the coding sequence ATGCCCGCTTACTCCCATTATAGCGACAACGTGCTGATGCTCCTTTTAAAAGAAGGGGACGCAATTGCCTTTAATGAGATTTATAGTCGTAACTGGCAGCAACTTTACCAAACCGCTTACCGTCGTTTAAAAGATCGCGAGCTTTGCAAAGACGTGATACATGACGTGTTTGCCGACTTGTGGAACAAATGCGCCGAGAAGGATATTGCCGATTTGCAGCCTTACCTGCACACCGCCGTTCGGTATAAAATTTATACGTTATTAGCAAAGGGCAACGCGGCACCACATTTTGTAGAACCGTTTGAAGATATGGCCGTATCGCCGGTAATGGCAGACAGTTGGCTGGAAGCAGACGAACTGGAACGCCTGATTGGCCTTTGGCTGGATACCCTGCCCAAAAAGCGCCAGCAGATCTTTAAAATGCGTTACGAGGAAAATCTTTCTACCAAAGCCATTAGCGAGCAACTCAATATTTCGCAAAAAACCGTGCAGAACCAGCTGCTCAACAGCATAAGCGGTTTGCGTGGCTACCTGAGTCATTACCTCACCATCCTTATTATTCTGGGTTTCTTCAATAAATAA
- a CDS encoding FecR family protein, with amino-acid sequence MKSKKPGVKQLQQLAAKVLSGKATPAEKAFLDSYYDVFDSPQNKADDLPAGDAQQLAEEIKARLDHTTGKRYGMLRQMKFYPIAASLALVFAFGFWAAYKHFIIANSKQNLSASARPIVPGGNKATLTLADGRKISLGDHSIAALSKLPGVKISTTKDGQLIYRVISVAGEPANGKQLNTMETPRGGIYQIYLPDGTHVWLNSATKLTYPVAFTGHERRVELSGEAYFEVAHNPAKPFKVISKDQEIEVLGTHFNVNAYADEPNFRTTLLKGSIKITATTSGAAKIIKPGQQAVLRQTGIQVHKADTGNAIAWETGTFSFDNEPITSIMKKISRWYDVDIVYNDDVSDIRFGGTVSRFADITKVLSKLQLTNTVHFKIDGRRILVMK; translated from the coding sequence ATGAAATCAAAGAAACCCGGCGTTAAACAATTGCAGCAATTAGCCGCAAAGGTACTGAGCGGAAAAGCTACGCCTGCCGAGAAAGCTTTTCTTGACAGCTATTATGATGTTTTTGATAGTCCGCAAAATAAAGCAGATGATTTGCCTGCCGGCGATGCACAACAACTGGCCGAAGAAATTAAAGCACGGCTTGACCACACTACCGGCAAACGCTATGGCATGCTAAGGCAAATGAAGTTTTACCCAATTGCTGCCAGCTTAGCATTGGTATTTGCATTTGGTTTCTGGGCGGCTTATAAGCATTTTATCATTGCAAACTCAAAACAAAACCTGTCCGCCAGCGCACGCCCCATTGTGCCTGGCGGCAATAAAGCAACTTTAACCCTGGCCGATGGTCGCAAAATATCACTGGGCGATCATTCTATCGCTGCGCTGAGCAAATTGCCGGGGGTAAAGATCTCAACTACCAAAGATGGCCAGCTTATTTACCGGGTAATTAGTGTGGCCGGCGAGCCTGCCAACGGCAAGCAGCTGAACACGATGGAAACGCCGCGCGGCGGCATCTACCAGATCTATTTGCCTGATGGTACGCACGTTTGGTTAAACTCGGCCACCAAGCTTACTTATCCGGTGGCTTTTACCGGTCATGAGCGCAGGGTGGAGCTAAGTGGTGAGGCCTATTTTGAAGTAGCACACAACCCGGCAAAGCCGTTTAAGGTAATTAGTAAAGACCAGGAAATTGAAGTATTGGGTACGCATTTTAACGTAAATGCCTATGCTGATGAGCCCAATTTCAGGACCACGCTGCTAAAGGGTAGTATTAAGATTACGGCCACCACATCTGGCGCAGCCAAAATCATTAAGCCCGGTCAGCAAGCGGTGTTGAGGCAAACCGGCATACAGGTGCATAAAGCCGATACCGGCAACGCCATTGCCTGGGAAACCGGTACTTTCTCTTTTGATAATGAGCCAATAACGAGTATAATGAAAAAGATATCAAGGTGGTATGACGTAGACATTGTTTATAATGACGATGTGAGCGACATACGCTTTGGTGGAACTGTTTCGCGTTTTGCTGATATAACCAAAGTACTCAGTAAATTACAACTAACCAATACTGTACACTTTAAGATTGACGGAAGGAGAATCCTGGTTATGAAATAA